From the genome of Halarsenatibacter silvermanii:
CTGAAAGCCGAATCCGACTTTTTAGTCGGTCTTGACATAAAATAAGTTATGTGCTAACATTATACTGGTTTTAGTATGGTATAATAGTGAATATTGTGCGGAGGTGGCGGAACTGGCAGACGCGCTAGATTTAGGATCTAGTGGGGTTTGCCCTGTGAGGGTTCGAATCCCTCCCTCCGCACCATTTTATTACATTGCCCATTCTACCTCCCCGAACCGGGCAGGGTCCCAGGTCGGGGAATTGTTTATAAATACTTGTTTTTGATTTATCATATGTAAGGAGGGCTTAATTTTATGGTCAAAAAAGTGGAGAGAGAAGAGCTGGAAGGCAATAAAGTCAGGTTAAATGTCAGGATAGAAAAAGAAGCTGTAAATAACGCGCTGGATAGAGCATACGAAAAAGTTGTGGATGAAGTGGATATTCCCGGTTTTCGCCAGGGTAAAGTTCCCAGAAAAGTTCTGGAGTCAAAGTTTGGAGAAGAGGTGCTTTATAAGGATGCTCTTGACATATTGATTCCCGGTCAGTATTCGCAGGCGGTGGAAGAAGCTGAAATTGAACCTATCGATCAACCCGATATTGAGGATTACCATATTGCCAAAGATGAAGAGGGTTCATTTACCGCTGAAGTTGAAGTGAAACCGGAAGTTGAACTCGGTGAATATACCGATTTCGATATAGATATGGAGGAGGCTGAAGTCACCGAAGAAGAGGTAGAAAAAACTCTGGAGCAGATGCAGGAGCAGCAGAGCCAGCTGGTAAGTTCTGACGGAACTCTGGTTCAGGAAGGCGATCACGTGGTCATAGATTTCACGGGATATATTGATGGAGAAACTTTCCCGGGAGGTCAGGCCGAAGAATACATTCTTGAAATAGGATCGGGAGAATTTGTGCCCGGTTTTGAGGAAAAGCTGATTGGGAAAGAAGTTGACGAGGATAAAGTGCACGAGGTAAATATTACTTTTCCGGAAGATTATGAAGCCGAAGATCTCGCAGGAGAACAGGCAATGTTTGAAGTTATTATTAAGGAGATTAAAGAAAAAGATGTTCCTGAACTGAATGATGAGTTTGCCCGGGAATCCGGCGAT
Proteins encoded in this window:
- the tig gene encoding trigger factor gives rise to the protein MVKKVEREELEGNKVRLNVRIEKEAVNNALDRAYEKVVDEVDIPGFRQGKVPRKVLESKFGEEVLYKDALDILIPGQYSQAVEEAEIEPIDQPDIEDYHIAKDEEGSFTAEVEVKPEVELGEYTDFDIDMEEAEVTEEEVEKTLEQMQEQQSQLVSSDGTLVQEGDHVVIDFTGYIDGETFPGGQAEEYILEIGSGEFVPGFEEKLIGKEVDEDKVHEVNITFPEDYEAEDLAGEQAMFEVIIKEIKEKDVPELNDEFARESGDYETLSEMKEEIKNNLKEQKEQRSRAAAENEIIEKVTAESEVEVPEQLVDEELDRMFQQMIQNLQSQGVDVEEFFEYQDMNEDEWRQENREDARERAKQNLVLEAIAAAEEIEVSEDEIEDKIDEIAEQGEQEPEQVKQFLQMQGQLADLEQGLRMEKTIDFLLENN